From one Nonomuraea polychroma genomic stretch:
- a CDS encoding FAD-dependent monooxygenase codes for MNNGGRRALVVGLGISGIATALRLRQIGWTPVIIERAAGRRSGGYFIALFGAGRAAAQRLGILDKLTDRGPDGAGYDIDRAGRRRPGMTFKDFGQPWMMMRGDVEEAGFAALPSDVEIRYATVPTRIEQDADGVNVTLAGTAGGTSVTERFDLVVGADGLRSTVRQLVFGPHENHLRRMNYMAVAYQLPGALPGYDQSDSVILAEAGRSMWIFPFKDRPPTVLLSYRTDDVDAEFTRPKAERVREVFGPEPTGPVLGAALDALESAEHVLFDSVEQVHMDSWHRGRVVLVGDAAWCVTLYAGMGASTGMAGADLLGTMLARHPGSVTEALTQWEQRLRPSISYLQSNGMQMRSLFVPATRLQLAWRRMMVRVSKMPVTSPLFFRWRTKGKAARMKDIDFAHPDLAHPGPAERVRAHA; via the coding sequence ATGAACAACGGCGGCCGCCGAGCTCTGGTGGTCGGGCTGGGCATCAGTGGGATCGCGACAGCGCTGCGGCTGCGGCAGATCGGCTGGACGCCGGTCATCATCGAGCGGGCCGCCGGTCGGCGGTCCGGTGGATACTTCATAGCGCTGTTCGGCGCCGGCCGTGCTGCTGCCCAACGCCTGGGCATTTTGGACAAGCTGACCGATCGAGGTCCGGACGGCGCCGGTTACGACATCGACCGGGCTGGCAGGCGTCGGCCCGGGATGACCTTCAAGGACTTCGGCCAGCCGTGGATGATGATGCGGGGAGACGTGGAGGAAGCCGGTTTTGCCGCGCTGCCGTCCGATGTCGAGATCCGTTACGCCACCGTGCCGACCCGGATCGAGCAGGACGCCGACGGGGTGAACGTGACGCTGGCCGGCACCGCCGGCGGGACCTCGGTGACCGAGCGCTTCGATCTGGTCGTCGGCGCGGACGGGCTGCGCTCCACGGTTCGGCAACTGGTGTTCGGGCCGCACGAGAACCACCTGCGCCGGATGAACTACATGGCAGTCGCCTACCAACTGCCCGGCGCGCTCCCCGGCTACGACCAGAGCGATTCCGTCATCCTGGCCGAAGCCGGGCGTTCGATGTGGATCTTCCCGTTCAAGGACCGTCCGCCGACCGTGTTGCTGAGCTACCGTACCGACGATGTGGATGCCGAATTCACCCGGCCGAAGGCCGAGCGGGTGCGCGAGGTGTTCGGCCCGGAGCCGACCGGCCCGGTCTTGGGCGCGGCGCTGGACGCGCTGGAGTCGGCCGAGCATGTGCTGTTCGACTCGGTCGAGCAGGTCCACATGGACAGCTGGCATCGCGGCCGAGTGGTGCTCGTCGGCGACGCGGCCTGGTGCGTGACCCTGTATGCGGGGATGGGCGCCTCGACCGGGATGGCCGGGGCCGACCTGCTGGGCACCATGCTGGCCCGCCACCCCGGCAGCGTGACCGAGGCACTGACACAATGGGAGCAGCGGCTGCGTCCCTCCATCAGCTACCTGCAAAGCAACGGGATGCAGATGCGCAGCCTGTTCGTCCCGGCCACGCGCTTGCAACTTGCGTGGCGCAGGATGATGGTGCGAGTGAGCAAGATGCCGGTGACCTCCCCGTTGTTCTTTCGGTGGCGGACCAAGGGCAAGGCGGCCCGGATGAAAGACATTGATTTCGCCCACCCCGACTTGGCACACCCCGGTCCCGCCGAGCGCGTCCGCGCGCACGCGTGA
- the sigJ gene encoding RNA polymerase sigma factor SigJ: protein MNARESELAAAYEQVRPRLVRVAYAVLGSHAEAEDVVSECWLRLIAADGREPIADVEAFATTTVARAALDTLRSARLRRELYLGPWLPEPIVELGPTDQDPADRVTLDDTISYALLVVLETLTPAERTAWVLHDLFGMRFTDVAQTVGRTPAAVRQLAARARAHINARAPRVTVRATEHNEAVTRFLQAAIGGDLAPLLEALDPDVILTSDGGGQVTAARRPVHGADNVARFLSGAIRMLKPSEHAKILNVNGTPGLGFFDGDSLTSVVSLTLLENRISRIDIIRAPSKLPRPSRHDEPYDPRLTAHPRSDTSHEPVAKQRPARPVDPGRDQRGG, encoded by the coding sequence GTGAACGCCCGAGAGAGCGAACTCGCCGCTGCCTACGAGCAGGTCCGGCCACGCCTCGTCCGTGTGGCGTATGCCGTGCTCGGCAGCCATGCCGAGGCCGAGGACGTCGTCTCCGAATGCTGGCTGCGTCTGATCGCCGCGGACGGCCGAGAGCCGATTGCCGACGTGGAGGCGTTCGCCACGACCACCGTCGCCCGCGCCGCCCTCGACACGCTGCGCTCTGCTCGTCTACGCCGTGAGCTCTACCTCGGACCATGGCTGCCCGAGCCCATCGTCGAACTCGGCCCGACAGATCAGGACCCGGCCGACCGGGTAACCCTCGACGACACGATCAGCTACGCGCTCCTGGTCGTCCTGGAGACGCTGACCCCGGCCGAGCGCACCGCTTGGGTCCTGCACGACCTGTTCGGCATGAGGTTCACCGACGTCGCACAGACGGTCGGCCGCACACCTGCCGCCGTCCGCCAACTCGCGGCCCGCGCCCGCGCGCACATCAACGCCCGGGCACCACGCGTCACAGTCCGTGCCACCGAGCACAACGAGGCTGTGACAAGGTTCCTCCAGGCGGCAATCGGCGGCGACCTGGCGCCCCTCCTTGAGGCGCTTGACCCGGACGTCATCTTGACCAGCGACGGCGGCGGCCAGGTCACCGCTGCCCGCCGTCCCGTGCACGGCGCCGATAACGTGGCGCGCTTCCTCAGCGGAGCGATCAGAATGCTCAAGCCGTCCGAGCATGCGAAGATCCTCAACGTCAACGGCACCCCCGGCCTCGGCTTCTTCGACGGCGACTCGCTGACCAGCGTCGTCTCGTTGACGCTCCTCGAGAACCGCATCAGCCGCATCGACATCATCCGCGCCCCCTCCAAGCTGCCTCGACCCTCTCGACATGACGAACCGTATGACCCGCGCCTCACGGCACACCCGCGCTCCGACACCTCGCACGAGCCGGTCGCCAAGCAACGCCCGGCTCGCCCAGTGGACCCGGGCCGCGATCAGCGGGGTGGCTAG
- a CDS encoding SDR family oxidoreductase, with product MKIAVAGGTGWVGRLVVDAVYAAGDTPVVLARSTGVDLTTGAGLEEALHGVTAVIDVSNVGTLAKRQAIAFFESATTNLLTAGERAGVVHHVALSIVGSDRVDLGYYLGKRRQEELVLSGKVPGSVLRTTQFHEFAAQTLARGGPFVFVPQQLSQPIAAREVAEALVELARRSTPTGLAPELAGPERHTMPDLVRRLLRARGEHRLVIPVRLPGPVGKAMGGGGLLPTEPGPRGKITFAEWVATDAKTPAPAHGRDRSAEPHSMPGPGRS from the coding sequence GTGAAGATCGCAGTGGCCGGGGGCACTGGCTGGGTCGGCAGGCTGGTTGTGGATGCGGTGTACGCCGCCGGCGACACCCCAGTGGTGCTCGCCCGCTCGACCGGCGTCGACCTGACCACGGGTGCGGGCCTTGAAGAAGCGCTCCATGGCGTGACGGCTGTGATCGACGTGAGCAATGTGGGCACCCTCGCCAAGAGGCAAGCCATCGCGTTCTTCGAATCCGCTACGACGAACCTGCTCACAGCGGGCGAGCGTGCCGGAGTTGTCCATCATGTCGCCCTCTCGATTGTGGGCAGCGACCGTGTGGACCTGGGTTACTACCTCGGCAAGCGGCGTCAGGAGGAACTGGTGCTCTCCGGCAAAGTCCCGGGGAGCGTGCTGCGGACGACGCAGTTCCACGAGTTCGCCGCGCAGACGCTGGCACGCGGGGGACCGTTCGTGTTCGTGCCCCAGCAGCTCAGCCAGCCCATCGCGGCCCGAGAGGTCGCCGAAGCCCTGGTCGAACTCGCCCGAAGGAGCACACCCACCGGTCTGGCTCCCGAGCTCGCCGGTCCCGAGAGGCACACGATGCCGGACCTGGTGCGCCGATTGCTCCGAGCGCGCGGCGAACACCGGCTTGTCATCCCGGTGCGCCTGCCTGGTCCGGTCGGCAAGGCCATGGGTGGCGGCGGGCTGCTGCCCACCGAGCCCGGGCCACGCGGCAAGATCACCTTCGCTGAATGGGTCGCCACCGACGCCAAGACGCCGGCGCCCGCCCACGGCCGAGACCGCAGCGCCGAACCCCACAGCATGCCGGGACCGGGCCGGTCGTGA
- a CDS encoding SDR family oxidoreductase: MENLSGATAFITGGAQGIGLGIARALARQGVRVALADIDAAALDAAKSELAALTPDAESVQTFELDVRDRTAFTAVADATEQRLGPVTPLINNVGVGLSLRKISEQVTYPIWDYIAGVNLDGVNNGVQTFLPRMLSRGGPGHIVNTASVAGLGVFPGRSAAYDYTASKAAVIALTEALHSACATKAPPSGRACSSRAWWPQASRSTA, encoded by the coding sequence ATGGAGAACCTGTCTGGCGCGACGGCCTTCATCACCGGGGGCGCGCAAGGCATCGGGCTCGGCATCGCACGGGCTCTGGCCCGCCAGGGAGTGCGAGTGGCGCTGGCCGATATCGACGCCGCGGCTCTCGACGCGGCCAAGAGCGAGCTGGCGGCCCTCACCCCGGATGCTGAGAGCGTGCAGACCTTCGAGCTCGACGTCCGCGACCGCACCGCCTTCACCGCCGTGGCCGACGCGACCGAGCAGCGGCTCGGCCCGGTCACCCCGCTGATCAACAACGTCGGCGTCGGCCTCAGCCTGCGCAAGATCTCCGAGCAGGTCACCTATCCGATCTGGGACTACATCGCCGGTGTGAACCTCGACGGCGTGAACAACGGCGTGCAGACTTTCCTGCCCAGGATGCTGAGCCGGGGAGGACCCGGCCACATCGTCAACACCGCCTCGGTCGCCGGCCTGGGCGTCTTCCCGGGTCGCAGCGCCGCCTACGACTACACCGCCTCCAAGGCTGCCGTCATCGCACTGACCGAGGCGCTTCACTCGGCTTGCGCGACGAAGGCACCTCCATCGGGGCGAGCGTGCTCCTCCCGGGCCTGGTGGCCACAGGCATCCCGATCAACAGCCTGA
- a CDS encoding TetR/AcrR family transcriptional regulator gives MDEPIGLRERKKQRTRRTLIETGMRLFDEVGYEATTVADICAAAELSPAAFYKHFPGKDDLVFADQPERIAAVCDLIAGRQPGESLESLITRCMATALDPKRWVLAPGESDLAAIRTRLITTVPALRAITLRWLFDAQHEWAQALEAAYPGELDDITAHALIGSVMGAVISASMANLGKGQDAAPMAEIAVRATRIAMEGFPHRCPDEINHIPAVEVNL, from the coding sequence ATGGACGAACCGATCGGGCTGCGCGAGCGCAAGAAGCAGCGCACGCGGCGCACCCTCATCGAGACCGGGATGCGCCTCTTCGACGAGGTAGGATACGAGGCCACCACGGTCGCCGACATCTGTGCGGCGGCCGAGTTGTCGCCTGCGGCGTTTTATAAGCACTTCCCGGGCAAGGACGACCTCGTCTTCGCCGACCAGCCCGAACGGATCGCGGCCGTCTGCGACCTCATAGCCGGTCGCCAGCCGGGCGAGTCGCTGGAGTCCCTGATCACCCGCTGCATGGCGACGGCGCTGGACCCCAAGCGGTGGGTCCTCGCACCGGGTGAAAGCGACCTCGCCGCGATCCGGACCCGTCTCATCACGACTGTGCCTGCGCTGCGCGCGATCACGTTGCGATGGCTGTTCGACGCGCAGCACGAGTGGGCCCAGGCGCTAGAGGCGGCCTATCCGGGAGAACTGGACGACATCACCGCCCACGCCCTCATCGGGTCGGTGATGGGCGCCGTGATCAGCGCCTCGATGGCCAACCTTGGCAAAGGGCAGGACGCCGCACCCATGGCGGAGATCGCCGTACGTGCCACGCGGATCGCCATGGAGGGCTTCCCACACCGATGCCCTGATGAGATCAACCACATCCCAGCAGTCGAAGTCAACCTCTGA
- the sigJ gene encoding RNA polymerase sigma factor SigJ: MTTPSDSGHGRFDPTLNAIVSERRQLINVAYRLLGSLADAEDVVQETYLRWYAMSPQQREAIESPRAWLTKVASRVCLDLLGSAPARRERYVGEWVPEPLPDRTEWITGQPGGTTADPADRVTLDESVNMAFLVVLESMTPAERVTFVLHDVFRYSFAEVAEIVGRTPAACRQLASSARRRIRASQAPTTPAAQRSRIVSDFKQAWQAKDIDALVGLLDPDATAIGDGGGLVDAGLHPIAGSEQIARYALAIAGKAPGLTVLERTVNGQPGLVAQQDGVTVVVMAFEVAGDRIKHIWAVRNPEKLRSWRMGPQQ, encoded by the coding sequence ATGACCACCCCATCCGACTCAGGACATGGCCGGTTCGATCCGACTCTGAACGCGATCGTGAGCGAGCGGCGCCAGCTGATCAACGTCGCGTACCGGCTTCTCGGTTCACTGGCCGACGCTGAGGACGTTGTTCAGGAGACCTACCTCCGCTGGTACGCGATGTCCCCGCAGCAGCGGGAAGCCATCGAATCCCCCCGCGCCTGGCTGACGAAGGTCGCCAGTCGCGTCTGCCTCGACCTGCTCGGCTCGGCACCGGCGCGGCGGGAGCGCTACGTGGGCGAGTGGGTCCCGGAGCCGCTGCCCGATCGTACGGAGTGGATCACCGGGCAGCCAGGCGGCACAACGGCCGACCCGGCCGACCGGGTCACCCTCGACGAGTCGGTCAACATGGCCTTCCTCGTCGTACTCGAATCGATGACCCCGGCCGAGCGCGTCACGTTCGTCCTCCACGATGTCTTCCGCTACTCCTTCGCCGAAGTGGCCGAGATCGTCGGCCGTACCCCGGCGGCATGCCGCCAGCTGGCCTCTTCGGCCCGCCGTCGCATTCGCGCCTCGCAGGCTCCTACGACTCCGGCAGCCCAGCGGTCCCGCATCGTCAGCGACTTCAAGCAGGCATGGCAAGCCAAGGACATCGACGCCCTCGTCGGCCTCCTCGACCCCGACGCGACGGCGATCGGCGACGGCGGCGGCCTCGTCGACGCAGGGCTCCACCCCATCGCAGGCAGCGAGCAGATCGCGCGCTACGCCCTGGCCATCGCCGGCAAGGCACCCGGCCTGACGGTCCTGGAGCGTACGGTCAACGGTCAGCCTGGTCTGGTGGCTCAGCAGGATGGCGTCACTGTGGTGGTGATGGCGTTCGAGGTCGCAGGCGACCGGATCAAGCACATCTGGGCGGTACGCAACCCCGAGAAGCTCCGGTCTTGGAGGATGGGGCCACAGCAGTAG
- a CDS encoding carboxymuconolactone decarboxylase family protein, with translation MSTPTMPQQDDLQSRLPDPAQFFPEMAEIAGGMSKATLNGSIPRTTISLVQLRAGQIVGSTYHTVRQTGLLRKAGETEERITAVASWQDAPYFTDAERVALELVEAVLTPNPSGERVPDELYAKASAHYDDKALWTLTLAISQICFFIPVALIAKPIPGKAPGKNYSR, from the coding sequence ATGTCCACGCCCACGATGCCTCAGCAGGACGACCTCCAGTCGCGTCTGCCCGACCCCGCCCAGTTCTTCCCCGAGATGGCGGAGATCGCGGGAGGCATGTCCAAGGCCACACTGAACGGTTCGATTCCGCGGACCACCATCAGCCTGGTGCAGCTCCGTGCCGGGCAGATCGTCGGCAGCACGTATCACACCGTCCGGCAGACCGGCCTCCTCCGCAAGGCCGGGGAGACGGAGGAGCGCATCACCGCCGTGGCGTCATGGCAGGACGCCCCCTACTTCACCGACGCCGAACGGGTCGCGCTGGAGCTCGTGGAGGCCGTCCTCACCCCGAACCCGTCCGGGGAGCGCGTCCCCGACGAGCTGTACGCCAAGGCGTCCGCCCACTACGACGACAAGGCGCTCTGGACGCTGACCCTGGCGATCAGCCAGATCTGCTTCTTCATCCCCGTCGCTCTCATCGCCAAGCCGATCCCCGGTAAGGCCCCGGGGAAGAATTACAGCAGGTAA
- a CDS encoding YceI family protein: MLPAEHGFGPGWWGGQRAGFSATTQFNRRDFGIDIAIPTDGGGVVLGDKVSISLEIQAVLEK; this comes from the coding sequence GTGCTGCCGGCAGAGCACGGCTTCGGCCCGGGCTGGTGGGGCGGGCAGCGGGCCGGCTTCTCTGCGACCACGCAGTTCAACCGGCGTGACTTCGGCATCGACATCGCCATCCCGACGGACGGCGGTGGCGTCGTGCTCGGCGACAAGGTGTCGATCAGCCTCGAGATCCAGGCCGTCCTGGAGAAGTGA
- a CDS encoding helix-turn-helix domain-containing protein, with protein MLFQPARIQAGPAAGPPRQALALRIRTYIQRHLHDSELTPRSVAAAHHISVSHLHRLFQEQGDTVSAWIRDQRLERTRRDLADAALIDVPIYKIAARWGFTRAADFSRAFRTAYGVSPREFRSQTARRSSRS; from the coding sequence ATGCTTTTCCAGCCTGCTCGAATCCAGGCCGGCCCTGCGGCCGGGCCCCCACGGCAGGCCCTCGCCCTGCGCATCCGCACCTACATTCAGCGCCATCTGCACGATTCCGAGCTGACCCCGCGGTCGGTCGCCGCGGCACACCACATCTCGGTCAGCCACCTTCACCGGCTCTTCCAGGAGCAAGGCGACACGGTCTCGGCGTGGATACGCGATCAACGCCTGGAGCGCACACGTCGTGACCTCGCCGACGCGGCCTTGATCGACGTGCCTATCTACAAAATCGCCGCTCGATGGGGTTTCACCAGAGCGGCCGACTTCAGCCGCGCCTTCCGCACGGCCTACGGCGTGTCCCCACGGGAGTTCAGGTCCCAGACGGCCCGCCGGTCGTCACGTTCGTAA
- a CDS encoding NAD(P)/FAD-dependent oxidoreductase produces the protein MTGNTDVVVIGGGYAGVLAANRLMQRDDVTVTLINPRPTFVDRIRLHQLVGGTHDAVVDYRDILAGGIWLVVDTVTRIDAAERRVMLATGGTIGYDYLIYAVGSGSADPSVPGAAEFAYQIASLEEAQRLRAVLDAAPAREAVTVIGAGPAGIETAAELAEAGRAVTLLCGGVLGPYLHPRGRRSVAKQLARLGVTVLDGPDATVTAVTRDTVQLADGRELPSAVTIWTAGFGVPDLAARSGLSTDAVGRLLTDETLTSVDDARIVAAGDSAAPSDLPYRMSCQAAVQLGPHAADTVLSRIAGKQPAPLHVALSAQCISVGRRAGIYQFAHRDDTAMMLYIGGRPGAKVKEFVCSGLVKMLAKEACKPGSLNWPAWIRDDKRQQLLQARRGEALATR, from the coding sequence ATGACTGGGAACACCGATGTGGTGGTGATCGGCGGCGGATACGCCGGCGTCCTGGCGGCCAATCGCCTGATGCAGCGCGACGACGTGACAGTGACGCTGATCAACCCGCGCCCGACCTTCGTCGACCGGATCCGCCTGCACCAACTGGTGGGCGGAACCCACGACGCGGTCGTCGATTACCGCGACATCTTGGCCGGGGGTATCTGGCTGGTGGTCGACACCGTGACGCGGATCGACGCGGCCGAGCGGCGCGTGATGTTGGCGACCGGCGGCACCATCGGCTACGACTACCTGATCTACGCGGTGGGAAGTGGCAGCGCCGACCCGAGTGTGCCCGGAGCGGCCGAGTTCGCCTACCAGATCGCCAGCCTTGAGGAGGCTCAGCGGCTACGGGCGGTCCTCGACGCCGCTCCCGCAAGGGAAGCGGTGACCGTGATCGGAGCGGGTCCGGCCGGCATCGAGACCGCCGCCGAGCTGGCGGAGGCCGGCCGCGCCGTCACCCTGCTCTGCGGCGGGGTGCTGGGCCCGTACCTGCACCCGCGGGGGCGGCGCTCGGTCGCCAAGCAGCTGGCCCGACTCGGTGTGACCGTGCTCGACGGCCCCGACGCGACGGTGACGGCTGTGACGCGCGACACCGTGCAGCTTGCTGACGGCCGCGAGCTGCCGAGCGCGGTGACCATCTGGACCGCCGGGTTCGGCGTGCCGGACCTGGCCGCGCGCAGCGGGCTGAGCACCGACGCCGTGGGCCGCCTGCTCACGGACGAAACGTTGACCAGCGTGGATGACGCGCGCATCGTCGCGGCCGGGGATTCGGCGGCGCCGTCGGATCTGCCGTACCGGATGAGCTGCCAGGCCGCGGTTCAGCTGGGCCCGCACGCTGCGGACACGGTGCTCAGCCGGATCGCGGGCAAGCAGCCTGCCCCGTTGCACGTGGCGCTCTCGGCCCAGTGCATCAGCGTGGGTCGTCGCGCCGGGATCTACCAGTTCGCCCACCGGGACGACACCGCGATGATGCTCTACATCGGCGGGCGCCCGGGCGCGAAGGTCAAGGAGTTCGTGTGCTCGGGCCTTGTCAAGATGCTCGCTAAGGAGGCATGCAAGCCCGGTTCGCTCAACTGGCCGGCCTGGATCAGGGATGACAAGCGCCAGCAGTTGCTGCAGGCCAGGCGCGGCGAAGCGCTGGCCACCCGCTGA
- a CDS encoding RNA polymerase sigma-70 factor yields MDTHSNAFCDQGRPAKEGGREMSDHATDPATETFVAHRNLLFTVAYEMLGSAADAEDVLQETWLRWVKVDVRQVSDHRAYLVRITTRQSLNRLRTMRRRKEAYVGPWLPEPLRTAPDVAEDVELAESLSMALMLVLETLSPTERAVFVLHEAFDVGYDEIAAAVGKSPAAVRQIAYRARRHVDARHPREVVSPSQARAAVESFRRALETRDLQGLLDVLAPEVVLIGDGGGLKHAALRPVIGAEKVARFAVGGLGRVEGAITVDPTVINGNPALVVRLNGEVGGVLAVHVEDARITGLYFVSNPEKLTRVDSETPLTLR; encoded by the coding sequence GTGGATACACACTCGAACGCCTTCTGCGACCAGGGCCGGCCCGCGAAGGAGGGTGGTCGAGAAATGAGCGACCACGCCACTGACCCGGCGACCGAGACGTTCGTCGCCCACCGCAACCTGCTGTTCACCGTCGCCTACGAGATGCTCGGATCGGCGGCCGACGCCGAAGACGTGCTGCAGGAGACCTGGCTGCGGTGGGTCAAGGTCGACGTGAGACAGGTGAGCGACCACCGCGCCTACCTCGTCCGGATCACGACCCGGCAGTCGCTCAACCGGCTGCGCACGATGAGGCGCCGCAAGGAAGCGTATGTCGGCCCCTGGTTGCCCGAGCCGCTGCGCACCGCGCCGGACGTGGCCGAGGACGTCGAGCTCGCCGAAAGTCTGTCGATGGCGCTGATGCTCGTCCTCGAGACGCTGTCGCCGACCGAGCGCGCCGTCTTCGTGCTGCACGAGGCCTTCGATGTCGGCTACGACGAGATCGCGGCCGCCGTCGGCAAGAGCCCTGCGGCCGTCCGCCAGATCGCCTACCGCGCCCGCCGGCACGTCGATGCCCGCCACCCTCGCGAAGTGGTCTCCCCGAGCCAGGCCCGGGCGGCCGTGGAGTCGTTCCGGCGCGCGCTCGAGACCCGGGACCTGCAGGGTCTGCTCGACGTGCTCGCCCCTGAGGTCGTCCTGATCGGCGACGGCGGCGGCCTCAAGCATGCTGCGCTGCGGCCGGTCATCGGCGCCGAGAAGGTGGCCCGCTTCGCCGTCGGTGGTCTCGGCAGGGTTGAAGGCGCGATCACCGTTGACCCCACTGTGATCAACGGCAACCCGGCACTCGTCGTACGACTGAACGGCGAGGTCGGCGGAGTCCTCGCCGTTCATGTGGAGGACGCCCGCATCACCGGTCTTTACTTCGTCAGCAACCCGGAGAAGCTGACCCGCGTCGACTCCGAGACCCCGCTCACCCTGCGATGA
- a CDS encoding cytochrome P450, with the protein MTKSVSGELAGLQLPVERGCPFAPPDAYERLREQAPISKVRLTSGGEAWWVSGHEEGRAILADRRFSSDRRKDGFPLLNLDAAIQQQFRSQPQLMIGMDGAEHAAVRRPVIGEFTVKRLAALRPRIQDIVDHFIDDMLATDRRPVDLVQALSLPVPSLVICELLGVPYTDHDFFQSRTAVAVRRTSSSEDRRRALADLRAYIDDLVTRKESEPGDDLFGRQIARQRQQGALDHAGLVSLALLLLTAGHETTANMISLGVIGLLSHPEQLALVKADPGRTPMAVEELLRYFTITDTVTSRVATEDVEIGGVSIKAGEGVIVSSLSANWDPALFKNPAELDVERGARHHLAFGFGPHQCLGQNLARLELQIVFDTLFRRIPTLHLAAPAEGLPFKTDAVIYGVHELPVTW; encoded by the coding sequence ATGACGAAGAGCGTTTCCGGCGAACTCGCCGGCCTGCAGTTGCCGGTCGAGCGGGGCTGCCCGTTCGCCCCGCCCGACGCCTACGAGCGGCTGCGCGAGCAGGCGCCCATCAGCAAGGTCCGCCTGACCAGCGGCGGCGAGGCGTGGTGGGTGTCCGGGCATGAGGAAGGCCGTGCCATCCTCGCCGACCGCCGCTTCTCCTCCGACCGGCGCAAGGACGGATTCCCGCTCCTCAACCTCGATGCGGCGATCCAGCAGCAGTTCCGCAGCCAGCCACAGTTGATGATCGGCATGGACGGCGCGGAACACGCCGCGGTCCGCCGCCCGGTGATCGGCGAGTTCACCGTGAAACGGCTGGCCGCGCTTCGCCCGCGGATCCAGGACATCGTCGACCACTTCATCGACGACATGCTCGCCACCGACCGGCGCCCGGTCGACCTGGTGCAGGCGCTGTCCCTGCCGGTTCCCTCCCTGGTGATCTGCGAACTGCTCGGCGTCCCCTACACCGACCATGACTTCTTCCAGAGCCGCACCGCCGTGGCGGTACGCCGGACGTCGTCGTCGGAGGACCGCCGGCGAGCCCTCGCCGACCTGCGCGCCTACATCGACGACCTGGTCACCCGCAAGGAGTCCGAACCCGGCGATGACCTGTTCGGCCGGCAGATCGCCCGGCAACGCCAGCAGGGCGCCCTCGACCATGCGGGCCTGGTGAGCCTGGCCCTTTTGCTGCTGACCGCCGGACACGAGACCACGGCGAACATGATCTCGCTCGGCGTGATCGGGTTGCTCTCCCATCCGGAGCAACTGGCCTTGGTCAAGGCCGACCCGGGCAGGACGCCCATGGCCGTGGAGGAACTGCTGCGCTACTTCACCATCACCGACACTGTCACCTCCCGGGTGGCCACCGAGGACGTGGAGATCGGCGGGGTGAGCATCAAGGCCGGCGAGGGCGTCATCGTCTCGAGCCTGTCGGCCAACTGGGACCCCGCACTGTTCAAGAACCCGGCCGAACTGGATGTCGAGCGCGGGGCCCGCCACCACCTCGCCTTCGGCTTCGGCCCGCACCAGTGCCTCGGCCAGAACCTGGCCCGGCTGGAACTGCAGATCGTCTTCGACACGCTGTTCCGCCGCATCCCCACCCTGCATCTCGCCGCACCGGCCGAGGGCCTGCCGTTCAAGACCGACGCCGTCATCTACGGCGTTCACGAACTCCCGGTCACCTGGTGA
- a CDS encoding ferredoxin, translating into MMRINADTGLCVGSGQCVLTEPAVFDQDGDGIVVLLTDHPSDETEAQVRDAITLCPSRALSILQE; encoded by the coding sequence ATGATGCGGATCAACGCGGACACCGGCCTCTGCGTCGGCTCCGGCCAGTGCGTCCTGACCGAGCCAGCCGTCTTCGACCAGGACGGCGACGGCATCGTGGTCCTGCTGACCGACCACCCCAGCGACGAGACGGAGGCACAGGTGCGCGACGCCATCACCCTGTGCCCGTCCCGTGCCCTGTCCATCCTGCAGGAGTGA